In Nicotiana tabacum cultivar K326 chromosome 10, ASM71507v2, whole genome shotgun sequence, the DNA window GGTGATGGTAAGGGGAGGTTTGTTTTTAATATTACCTGTATACTTGAGTCAAGAAGTGCGGGTCAATTTGAAGTAAATAATGTGTTATAACATAACTCACACAatttatatatagattatatactGATTATACACGACTATCCACATATTATGTAAGAGtgatacatattttatatatccAACcagttatttttagtttaaacaaTTAGTGGTggctatttgagttaattctttATGTAGGCAGGGGATATAGGGCTTTTTTCGTTTTTAGCgcgcgccagaaactatttacgtTTGGTAACCGaaaaaaatgtttattaaaatttgtatataatttttgtatataacatacataatgtttatatatacaaaaaatatatattttttcggctatcaTTTTGAGAGCAACTAAAAAGTGTCATTTTCCCGGGAATTATATATGCACAACCAAATCTACTCAAACTTAGGGGGGGCTGATGTGTTATATTCTAATAGGCTGAATTTGACATCCCTGATCGTCGAAAACAATATCGTAAATGATAACATTAATTAGATCGATAGATACTGTAGTAATGtaattcttttgttttgtgtttccCTAGCAAAAATAATAGGGACATTCCATCTCTTTCAATTGCATGCTGCATGCACTTGCAGTCCCGGTATCTTTTTATAACAAAGATAAGATAGAAATTTTGAGAAATTTAGTGCCAAATATAGTAACTTCACTACACTGCTTATACTTCCTCTGttctagtttatgtgaacctattttctttttggtctattccaaaaagaatgaccccttttaaaatttggaaacaatttagcttaaacttacaattctacctataatgagaagcttttatggacacaaatactctgggccctttTTTGACTTGATTAGgatcacaaattttaaaagtcttcattttttcttaaactccgtgcctagTCAAACATGtttacataaattggaacggaggaaGTAGTAGTTTTGTCAACTCGAAAGCTTAATTAGCTAGTATTATTTGACTTAGCACTCAGGGTTGTGGTGAGTTGCATACGATCCTTTTACCTTTAAGAGAGGTTTGGGGTTCGCGTTCTCGGAACTTTAGTGTTTCCCCTTTTAGTAGGCCTACACGTCGTGATCCAGATTAGTTAGGGCCTGTTAATGCGGTTGTCGGACACTAGGCGCGGGAAACAAATAAAAAGTATGATTTGACTAATCTATAGTCTATACCAATATTCTTTacattaaggggtcgtttggtacgaggtataagaaggtataagggtggtataaaaatttaatatcaccTTAATACTCTATTTGGTTAACAAACCAAATATATTAAcactgggataacttataccttataaaAGGTAgggtaattagcaccggtataacttatatcttcttagaaattatgcaattgtcattcttaatacaacatataccaaacaatgaataaacaacaattccagcataactaatcccagcataaTTTATCCCAATAAACTTTTACCGGTATAAATcatattccaaccaaacgaccccagtGTATTTTAACTTGTAGTAGCCGGTAATAACTGTCTTGTTTCTCAGGCTACTAATCTTTTTTTGGTGGACTTAAGTGCAATTATCTTTTAGGCGATCTTACATCGCAATATTTACTATATAGAAGTTAAACACAATTAGTAATTAGCAGCAGAACATCTACTTACAGAGAGGCAAGAATCAGGACCACAAATGGGGAATTCCAGAATTGCTATTATAAGAAGAGTGACAGGATAGAGAATTAGAGCAAAGAGATGAGGTTGGTGAGCTAGGATATTTCTATGGAGTAGCACTCCACATAACGAGCTGCATTAGGGCCAACATGCAGTTTCTATTATTCAAATATCTCTAAGtatttttctttaacaatttcTGGTTttagttgattttctttaaaaaaaatataattatccACATTGCAACTAAAGTTGAACTCAACTTTTAATGGGTTCAGAATATCCTAGCTAATAATCTATTGTTATACTTATAATACTTATTACTAACATTCTTTTTGTACATGTGTGTAGGATTCGAGCTTATACTGCGATAGTTGTTGCTGTTGTGTAGGATCGAGCAATAAAGCAATGATTTCAGTTGAACTCGTAGAATCAATATATATCCGCCTCTGATTGCAACTACGTACAACCCGGAGAATATGGAGGAAATCAGCAAGGAGCAAAAGGGTGAAGAAACATCCGAAAAAGCTGTCGTCCAAAGTCATGATCTGAATAGAAAACCAAGGTTTAGGTGGACAGTGGAGGTCCATGATCACTTTGTTGAAGCAGTGAATGAATTAGGAGGTCCATTTGGTCtgtcttactatatatattacgCGATGAACATAATATATTTGGTATGTATATTACAATAGGAATAAACATAcatgttttaaaatttttgaatgaGCAGAAGCAACTCCGAAGAATATAATGAAACTCATGGATGATGAAGATATCACTTCAGGCCATATCAAAAGCCATCTCCAGGTACTCTAATGTTGTCCTATACTCCTGTTTATGTttgtttctaattttttttttcttcttttccttcttgtTCTCATTTTTCCTCCTGCCGTCTGCCGATGGTCTATCAGAAACAATCTCTTTACATTCACCGTAAtagtaaggtctacgtacacactatcctTTCCAGACCACACTTGTGAGACTATAAAGGGTTTGTTGTTATTGTCTAAGtttgttttctctatttttcttgatttaatcTTCGTTCAAGTGATGCAGTTTTAGACGGATTCTTACTTAGATTGTAGATTTAAGCCTCATAAGAAGGGGGCATAAGCAAAGGCGGACTCAGAATTTTAAAGTATTGGGGACACCAAGATTTTGCTCATGAACCAGTGGTCCCTAAAGGCTTTTAGTGTTTAGGGTGTCaagttatttatataattattttcatgatATTCATATACATATTTCTGCTGAAGTTTGGTGACCCCTTAACACTACACATAGATCCGCCTCTGAACATAAGGCATTAGCTTCTCAAATCCTATAATGATGCAAGTTTTTCAAGTTTTAACACTTGCACTTTTGTCACTGATATTTGAGTTCATGCTGTTTTCAGAAGTACAGACAGAGTAAGGACATCATCAGCACCCCTAAAACTAGTAAAGGCAAGTTCTCAATaacttatactccctccgttccaatttatgtgaacctgtttgactgggcatgaagtttaagaaaaaatgaagacttttggaatttgtggtcctaaacaagtcaaaaaagagcccagagtatttgtgtggttataaagtTTCTTATTAAagatagaattgtaagtttatgctaaattgttttcaaatttagaaaggggtcattttttttggaatggaccaaaaagaaaataggttcatataaacgggaacggagggagtatagtATAACTAAACATGGACAGTATTGAAGTCTTTTGGTACATAAATATAAAAGGGAATTTTTACACACATAGCCGCctatatttattgtttatttttttagccgtatacatagattatacattgattacatacaattatacatatataatacataaattatgcatatattataccttcattggttatttttagtttaagcggttggGAGAACAactatttgagttaattcttcaTATAAAAAGGTAGAATTAATTTTTAGAGGTTCTGTCCTTTTTTCTCTTGGAATTTTGAGCAGTTAAGAGAAGTGAAAAGAATGAAGAAGCTGCACAAATGGTAAGGGTAAGTGGACTGAAAGAGTTTATTATAATATCTCTGTTTAGTGTCTTAAATTAAATTAATAGCAATTCTAAAATGTTATTTAACACAATATGGAGAGAAATGCAGTTGATCCGAAAAACACTAAACACAGAGATCGATATGCAAGGAAGATCTAATATGTCACTTGAGGTCAGTACAATCTGTCGAATTTCGGAAATTCATCCATCAAAAAGTTGAAGTTATATACACCGGcagtataaaaatatttatagtaTCATGTAGTTTAACATGTGATATGAGATAAGTAATCGTGTTTTAATTTACATATGATTATATTTTTCTCACAATTCGATCGGGCCTATAATAACAGGTAACAAATGAGGCTGAAGAAATTGTAAGACATGAAATGCAAGGTGATGCAACTGCAAGGATTGAGCTTCAAACGAAAGAAGGAAGCAGCAAATTGAAAACTTATTCAGATCAATCACAAGGGTCCAAGAAAATATCCAAGTTTTCGACTTCGGAAAAAGAAGAGTTGGACTTGAATGTTAGTCCAGTAGCAGATCCAGATCAAGAGTCCGGAAACAGTGAACAAGATACTGTAATGCAAGCAAAATCAAGGGGACTTAAGAATGACTAAAGtttaaaaaatgcaaaaagtaaaaAACTTTTTAACCACAATAATTCCAACAAGGGCGAAACCGATCATTTGATGTACTTTATGTAACGATAATAATCCTCTCTGCAATATTCAGAAGGAGGAGTGAGACAAAGTACAGAAATCTTTGCTTAGGATGAATCTTGCAGCATCTTAGTAAAACTGAGATTTAATCATTTTAAAGTATTGTGCTTTCGCCATTTTAATCTCAAACTATATTtattgttgtcacgacccggatttcccatcctcgggagtcgtgatggcgcctactcgtaaaAGCTAAGCAAGTCACGAAATCTAGAAAATTCTTTACCTCTTTGTTTTAATCCCTTTAACAACTTGCTTTAACATGTGAcaaacatttaaataatagcggaatatgagattaagcggaagacttaaacaaaataaaccaaaataattCGGAAATCAACATATACCTCTACccaaaaactggtgtcacaactttcacaaactatctatgattactacatacaaaCGTTTGAAAGAAGGAACACTATCTGTCTCGGATACAAATGATAATAGAACATAATAACTGGTAGacgagacgtcgggcctgcgaacgcctgcaagactacctcggaatctcggtggactgaaggctggctcccctactGCTGCTGACCCAGTGCTGCTCCGatatctgcacataagtgcagagtgtagcatcagcacaaccgaccccatgtgctggtaagtgtttggcctaacctcgatgaggtagtgactaatctcggcgaggtagtgacgaggctaggactagactccagataaacctgtgcaattatacATATACACGgcgaaaaagaaaaacaaaaataaacaaataaagataggagagggaaacatgcttcagggaataacaggtaaaacagaaCATCAAGGGAAGtatgaaggaatcaaaatcaaccactaacaagaatgaggaaaaacaaaggcagatttcattttcttttcacatcttgttgcaggcgtgcaacccgatcccgattcctgtatctcgtggcaggcgtaccacccgctcccatttcattatatcttgtggtaggcgtaccacccgctcccatttcatcatatcttgtggtaagtgtaccaccagctcccatttcatcatatcttgtggtaggcgtaccacccgctcccatttcatcatatcttgtggtaggcgtaccacccgctcccatttacaagccaacaataatcacagaGAATCCCGGGAAGGGAACAATaacaatataacaacttcccgacaaaggaacaatgatatttcaatatCCCGACAAgagaacaatactatcaaaacaaacatcccggcaagggaacaataatatcgaacaaacatcccgacaagggaactatggtgataataacatatgaagcgcaataaaccacaacagagtcataacaattataatacaagactcacgggcattcttgacaccaacgtatagatactcgtcaccatgcctatacgtcgtactccacaattagcatgtagcaaataacacacaactcctaatccctcaagctaaggttagaccaaacacttacctcgatgccttgaacacaactcaagtttcaattatagctttaccccttgattccaccgccaattcgctcgtatctagccacaagttacttaattacatcaataaacgccaaatgaatcaatttgaatgcacgaaaaatgagttttctaaagtttttacccaaaaagtcaaaattgcccccgggcccacgtgatcaaaacccaaggttcgaaccaaaacccggttactcattgccccacgagctcaaatatgtaatttattttaaaatcggacatcaaatcgaggtccaaatccctaatttttgaaaaaacctaggttatacccaaaacacccaattttccccatgaaaatcgttgatttgaagttgaaatcacgttaaaagatgttaatgattgaagaaaactagttaaaaacaacgtacaattgatttggagaagaaaggttgtttgaaaaatcggcttatgtttttgggttttgaaaaatgcACAATGACtaaaaatcccgtctatttatacccctctcagatcccctgtgcggaccgcacaaaatggactgcggccgcacagtccTTCCTGAGGGTACTGCGGTCCTGTTCCCTGTGCGTACCGTACAaagtcgactgcggccgcacaacagcTCCCTGTGCGGAACACACAAAGTCGACCGCGATCGCACGGCCTCCATCGCACACCGCACAAggtcgaccgcggaccgcactgttgggttcagagacctgcaacttctggttttaagttTAAAACATCCTGAAACCtacccgaaacttacccgagcccttggaactccaaaccaagtgtgcatactaactcaaaaacatcatatggacctactcgtgcgatcacatcatcaaaataacatgtaaaatcatgaattaaacctcaaaactcaacattttcatcaagaactctcaaagttcataactcctcaaccggaagtccaattcacgtcaaataaacttcgtttttcaccaaattttacagaaacgtcttaaatcataaataagacctgtatcgggcaccagaaccaaaatacgggcccgataccatcatgttataagcaaatttcatttcaattttccgtaataattttagaaaataatttcctttaaaaattcatttctcgggcttaggacctcggaattcggttccgggcatacgcccaaatcccatatttttctacggaccctccaggaccatcaaatcacgggtccgggtccgtttacccaaaacgttgactgaagtcaaatttattcattttacagtcaaaacttatcatttttcacaaattttcacatttaagcttttcggctacgtGCCCAGActatgcatgcaaatcgaggtggtgctaagggaggtttttaaggcctcaaaacatagaatttcattgcaacacaagtgatgaccttttgggtcatcatattctccacctctaaaacaatcgttcgtcctcgaatgaacagaagaaggaagtacctgagtcgggaataAAATGGgaataacggctccgcatatcagactcggactcctaggtcgatttcttaggaggctgacctctccactaaacatgaacagaaggaagactcttcgacctcagctaacgaacctgccggtctagaatagctatcggctcctcctcataagacaagtccttgtccaactggacagtactgAAATCTACCACGCGGTatggattgccgtgatacttccgtagcatggacacataaaatattagatgcacggctgataagttccgtggcaatgcaagtctataagccacctctcccactcgatcaaggatttcaaatggaccaatgaacctagggataagcttgcccttcttcccaaatctcatcacacccttcataggcgatattcggagcaatacccgctcactgaccataaaagccacatctcgaaccttgcggtctgcataactcttttgcctggactgagctatac includes these proteins:
- the LOC107822552 gene encoding myb-related protein 1-like, which produces MEEISKEQKGEETSEKAVVQSHDLNRKPRFRWTVEVHDHFVEAVNELGGPFEATPKNIMKLMDDEDITSGHIKSHLQKYRQSKDIISTPKTSKGKFSITYTPSVPIYVNLFDWA